In the Sulfolobales archaeon genome, one interval contains:
- a CDS encoding glycoside hydrolase family 13 protein: MVLGREVLGDLRFGKYRVRFATKCPRDSDHLYLVSAFTAYMPGRVELRRDSRGLCSSEILLPEGEYLYIFVDPYLNYYPDPDNTFSREVEFFGRKLRFSVAEIEVSRLEKAIRSGMIYPEYIEHDERDPAYLSMYLDYYIIRIRALKNNISGACVEIEGSWGRRCYDMEKVYEDKYYSYYEAVIRRNFDRYRFKLNLRGEEVLYGVDGIYSEKFFEIEKIAGVDRELWWIGSVYYQIFPDSFYNADPSNDPPDKISPEKIPRERGFIGGDLRGIIERLNYVRSLGVDAIYLNPIHPSPSYHRYDVIDYRSVDGYLGDLEDFKNLVREAHERGIRVVLDLVPYHASPCSQYFVKALEGDPEMKRMFKLLKDPGSLEQDYMKRFREYIESRCRKPPTDMKPFYESFLGSWSMVRWDHFNPKVSEFFIDIIRYWSSLGVDGFRIDVGHGIPDESLKKMYRALKEFEGDERIFIIELMGELRYYPMGVIADSAMNYELRNAILNFLLYRSIDAYQFIYIIGSQYVSQPYYAVNSLYNLLGSHDTPRIFTLAGGDLRILINMYTILFTLPGSPAIYYGDEIGLEGGGDPDNRRYMLWDENRWNKILLEHIRNLARIRRSFKALRTGFTRFQAIDRDSIALLRYLPEGERILTVVTRDRSRHKMIIPMKTMKILRLNIPRSHIIVNLRRGERILHIKGDKIRYLY, translated from the coding sequence GTGGTATTAGGTAGAGAGGTTCTTGGAGATCTTAGATTTGGAAAGTATAGGGTGAGGTTTGCAACCAAATGTCCTCGAGACTCAGACCATCTTTATCTGGTCTCAGCATTCACCGCATATATGCCGGGTAGAGTAGAGCTTAGAAGAGATTCAAGAGGTTTATGTTCTTCAGAGATCCTGCTTCCGGAGGGTGAGTACCTCTATATCTTTGTTGATCCTTATCTCAACTACTATCCAGATCCTGATAACACCTTCTCGAGAGAAGTTGAATTCTTTGGTAGGAAGCTTAGGTTTTCAGTTGCTGAGATAGAGGTTAGCAGGCTTGAGAAAGCTATTAGAAGTGGCATGATCTATCCTGAGTATATAGAGCATGATGAGAGAGATCCAGCATATCTCAGCATGTATCTAGACTACTATATAATAAGGATCAGAGCTTTGAAGAATAATATTTCTGGAGCATGTGTCGAGATTGAGGGGAGCTGGGGTAGGAGGTGTTATGATATGGAGAAGGTGTATGAGGATAAATACTATTCATATTATGAGGCTGTTATCAGGAGAAACTTTGATAGATATAGATTCAAGCTGAATCTTAGAGGTGAAGAGGTTCTATACGGTGTAGACGGGATCTATTCTGAGAAATTCTTTGAAATAGAGAAGATAGCTGGTGTAGATAGAGAGCTTTGGTGGATCGGTTCAGTATACTATCAGATCTTTCCTGACAGCTTTTATAACGCAGATCCTAGTAATGATCCTCCTGACAAGATATCTCCCGAGAAGATACCTAGAGAGAGAGGTTTTATAGGAGGAGATCTCAGAGGTATTATAGAGAGATTGAACTACGTAAGAAGTCTAGGAGTTGATGCTATATACCTGAATCCTATACATCCCTCACCCTCATACCATAGATATGATGTTATAGACTATAGATCAGTGGATGGATATCTCGGAGATCTAGAGGACTTTAAAAATCTTGTTAGAGAAGCTCATGAGAGAGGGATCAGAGTAGTTCTAGATCTAGTACCATATCATGCTTCACCATGCTCCCAGTACTTTGTAAAAGCTCTGGAAGGAGATCCTGAGATGAAGAGAATGTTCAAATTATTAAAAGATCCTGGATCTCTAGAACAGGATTATATGAAGAGGTTTCGAGAATATATAGAGAGCAGATGTAGAAAACCACCTACAGATATGAAGCCTTTCTACGAATCTTTCCTAGGATCTTGGTCTATGGTTAGATGGGATCATTTTAATCCGAAAGTTTCAGAATTCTTCATAGATATAATAAGATACTGGTCTTCGCTTGGAGTAGATGGTTTTAGAATTGATGTAGGACATGGAATACCAGATGAATCTCTTAAGAAGATGTATAGAGCTTTAAAAGAGTTCGAAGGTGATGAGAGGATCTTCATTATAGAGCTCATGGGAGAACTCAGATACTATCCTATGGGAGTTATAGCAGACTCTGCCATGAACTACGAGTTGAGAAATGCTATTCTAAACTTTCTCCTGTATAGAAGTATTGATGCTTATCAATTCATATACATCATAGGATCTCAGTATGTGTCTCAGCCATATTACGCTGTAAACTCTCTCTATAATCTCCTTGGAAGTCATGATACTCCGAGAATCTTCACTTTAGCAGGAGGAGATCTCAGGATTCTTATCAACATGTACACTATACTATTCACCCTACCAGGTAGCCCTGCCATATATTATGGAGATGAGATAGGATTAGAAGGAGGAGGAGATCCTGATAATAGGAGATATATGCTCTGGGATGAGAATAGATGGAATAAGATTCTTCTAGAGCATATAAGAAATCTAGCTAGAATAAGAAGATCATTTAAAGCTCTTAGAACAGGATTCACAAGATTCCAAGCTATAGATAGAGATAGCATAGCATTACTAAGATACCTACCAGAAGGAGAGAGGATACTCACGGTAGTGACCAGAGACAGAAGTAGGCATAAGATGATCATACCTATGAAAACCATGAAAATCCTAAGACTGAACATTCCAAGATCTCATATTATAGTGAATCTTAGAAGAGGAGAAAGAATATTACATATTAAAGGAGATAAAATCAGATACCTATACTAA
- a CDS encoding extracellular solute-binding protein produces TPTTTTPTVIQTTPTTTPTPTPTTTTPATTPTTTAPQLMILNIDGTQIRVPKDLYDFAMNAREGKISVTINFWTSMYPFEADLMKQVVANFTREYPGIKVNYQNIQNLKETVKAGIVAGDIENTAHVFTWAHDWTGEFAEAGFIIPLDKYLPPQTLSDIQSQLLPLAFAAGQLGVHVYGLPWAAEGIALICDANKVPQIPSTFSDLESIMKNYTDPSKGLYGLAYQIDPYHIYPFITAFGGYYYDETTDTTAFNSSGTLQGISFLLTHVFPYMYTADVGGETQLKLFLDGKTPCIITGPWSMNSILGVYKNLSIGAIPSIDGRIPRPFVGIRMLWITSLVEKDPNRLYASLLFTLWFTMNDRMLKFLVDYGGYIPVKNSVINYITANRDKYNIVYGFIESISNGIPMPKVPKMGCVWDPIGTAVSAIVTEYNEKGLNATLQDLKGILDQAASALVSKCNVKLAG; encoded by the coding sequence TACTCCCACAACAACTACTCCTACAGTGATCCAGACTACTCCTACAACTACTCCAACTCCTACTCCCACAACTACAACCCCTGCCACAACTCCTACTACAACAGCTCCTCAGCTCATGATTCTTAATATCGATGGAACTCAGATTAGAGTTCCAAAGGATCTATATGATTTCGCCATGAACGCTCGCGAGGGTAAGATCTCTGTCACAATAAACTTCTGGACCTCTATGTATCCATTCGAAGCAGATCTTATGAAGCAGGTTGTAGCAAACTTCACGAGAGAGTATCCTGGTATCAAGGTTAATTATCAGAATATTCAGAATCTTAAAGAGACTGTAAAAGCAGGGATAGTAGCTGGAGATATCGAGAATACAGCTCATGTATTTACCTGGGCTCATGACTGGACTGGAGAATTCGCTGAGGCTGGATTTATAATACCTCTTGACAAGTATCTACCTCCTCAGACTCTAAGCGATATACAATCCCAGCTTCTACCACTAGCTTTCGCGGCAGGACAGCTTGGCGTTCACGTGTACGGACTTCCATGGGCTGCTGAAGGTATTGCTCTGATCTGTGATGCTAATAAGGTTCCTCAGATTCCTTCAACATTCTCAGATCTAGAGAGTATAATGAAGAACTATACAGATCCTTCAAAAGGATTATATGGCTTAGCATATCAGATAGATCCTTATCACATATATCCATTCATAACAGCATTCGGAGGATATTACTATGATGAAACCACTGATACCACAGCTTTCAATTCCTCAGGAACTCTTCAAGGTATAAGCTTTCTACTAACTCATGTATTCCCCTACATGTACACAGCTGATGTAGGTGGAGAAACTCAGCTAAAGCTATTCCTAGACGGTAAGACTCCATGCATTATAACAGGTCCTTGGAGTATGAATAGCATTCTGGGAGTTTATAAGAATCTTAGCATAGGAGCTATCCCGAGTATTGATGGAAGAATTCCCAGACCTTTCGTAGGTATTAGAATGCTATGGATAACAAGTCTTGTTGAGAAGGATCCTAACAGACTCTATGCATCACTACTCTTCACATTATGGTTTACTATGAATGATAGAATGCTTAAGTTCTTAGTAGACTATGGAGGGTATATACCTGTTAAGAATAGTGTTATAAATTATATCACAGCTAATAGAGATAAGTATAATATTGTCTATGGATTTATAGAATCCATATCGAATGGTATTCCAATGCCTAAGGTTCCTAAGATGGGCTGTGTATGGGATCCCATCGGTACTGCTGTTAGTGCAATAGTTACAGAGTATAATGAGAAAGGTCTTAACGCGACGCTACAGGATCTGAAGGGAATACTAGATCAGGCTGCTTCAGCTCTTGTGAGTAAGTGCAATGTTAAACTAGCTGGATGA